Proteins encoded within one genomic window of Amycolatopsis sp. 2-15:
- a CDS encoding bifunctional MFS transporter/dTMP kinase, which produces MRSVPGAGSGGSASAEASTIHRVRRVLAIRPFRRLWGVTYLCSVADWLNLLALTSLSTKLLSNYTAQNFAFVGVVLTNLLPGLLFAPIGGILADRFDRRKVMVVCDFLRCGFLLSIAIVGAPWWLFVANFLVGCCSIMWIPSKDAAVPNLLRRPDQVETANQLGMVMTYGLAVITAAGANALILGANTTFHLFQGATADLYIAKIVVVINGLLYLTSGILIATRIPELSLRDVHKLPDQKVKKADEEKFGFGDMVRDGLRFVKSTPLVRGLLIGAFGAFAAGGAVVASAKPYSSSLLAGDAAFNLLVLAVFLGLATGMALAPKLARRLPHDRLFGISIVVAGLSLVIIALSPHLAISVIAVALTGFCAGIAFLTGVTIIGSRVEDAIRGRVNAIYQSMLKIVLFGSTIVTPALIGLVRPHQINVWGSPVTIDGTRPVMIGGGVLAVLLGVIAYRQMDDRRSEKILTDLRNALRRAPRRVNGFLIALEGTTAINTASQAARLSRWLGTGTRPVVLAADPALDELRFRSLISDASLTGARAQALVAAAVRAELVEREIQPALDAGSVVVMERFVDSPLAHLCTVAGLDAGELEGLADWATGKLRPDLTVLLDADPGQRDQNSSVSVNDQWRVQHLLAEMAAADPDRYVVVDADGTDDEVAARVRTAVLAVFVGRLSGLAPSEPAERPELDHSTHAVATADVVEGAVAEAELAPAQEVSEVDAK; this is translated from the coding sequence GTGCGGTCGGTACCCGGCGCCGGATCGGGTGGCTCGGCGAGTGCCGAGGCGTCCACGATCCACCGCGTCCGTCGGGTGCTGGCGATCAGACCATTCCGTCGGCTGTGGGGCGTCACGTACCTGTGCAGTGTCGCCGATTGGCTGAACCTGCTGGCTCTCACGAGCCTGAGCACGAAACTGCTCAGCAACTACACCGCGCAGAACTTCGCGTTCGTCGGTGTGGTGCTCACGAACCTGCTGCCCGGCCTGCTGTTCGCGCCGATCGGCGGCATCCTCGCCGACCGCTTCGACCGCCGCAAGGTGATGGTCGTCTGCGACTTCCTGCGCTGCGGCTTCCTGCTGTCGATCGCGATCGTCGGCGCGCCGTGGTGGCTGTTCGTCGCGAACTTCCTGGTCGGCTGTTGCTCGATCATGTGGATCCCGTCGAAGGACGCGGCGGTGCCCAACCTGCTGCGCCGCCCGGACCAGGTCGAGACGGCCAACCAGCTCGGCATGGTGATGACCTACGGCCTCGCCGTGATCACCGCCGCCGGCGCCAACGCCCTCATCCTGGGCGCGAACACCACGTTCCACCTGTTCCAAGGGGCGACGGCCGACCTCTACATCGCGAAGATCGTCGTCGTCATCAACGGCCTGCTCTACCTGACCAGCGGTATCCTCATCGCCACGCGGATTCCCGAGCTCTCGCTGCGCGACGTCCACAAGCTGCCCGACCAGAAGGTCAAAAAGGCCGACGAAGAGAAGTTCGGCTTCGGCGACATGGTGCGCGACGGCCTGCGCTTCGTGAAGAGCACGCCCTTGGTGCGCGGTCTGCTGATCGGCGCGTTCGGGGCGTTCGCCGCGGGCGGGGCGGTGGTGGCCTCGGCCAAGCCGTACTCGTCGTCGCTGCTCGCGGGCGATGCCGCGTTCAACCTGCTGGTGCTCGCCGTGTTCCTCGGCCTCGCCACCGGCATGGCCCTCGCGCCCAAGCTCGCGCGGCGGCTGCCGCACGACCGGCTGTTCGGTATCTCGATCGTCGTGGCCGGGCTGTCGCTGGTGATCATCGCGCTGTCGCCGCACCTCGCGATCTCGGTGATCGCCGTGGCGCTCACCGGCTTCTGCGCCGGCATCGCGTTCCTCACCGGCGTCACGATCATCGGCTCGCGCGTGGAAGACGCGATCCGCGGCCGGGTCAACGCGATCTACCAATCGATGCTGAAGATCGTGCTGTTCGGCTCGACGATCGTCACGCCGGCGTTGATCGGCCTGGTCCGCCCGCACCAGATCAACGTGTGGGGCAGCCCCGTCACCATCGACGGCACGCGCCCGGTGATGATCGGCGGCGGCGTGCTCGCGGTGCTGCTCGGCGTGATCGCCTACCGGCAGATGGACGACCGCCGAAGCGAGAAGATCCTCACCGACCTGCGCAACGCCCTGCGCCGCGCACCCCGGCGCGTCAACGGTTTCCTCATCGCGCTCGAAGGCACCACGGCCATCAACACGGCCAGCCAGGCCGCGCGGCTCTCGCGCTGGCTCGGCACCGGCACCCGGCCGGTGGTGCTGGCCGCCGACCCCGCGCTCGACGAGCTGCGGTTCCGTTCGCTGATCTCCGACGCGTCGCTCACGGGTGCGCGGGCCCAGGCGCTCGTCGCCGCGGCCGTGCGCGCGGAGCTGGTCGAACGCGAGATCCAGCCGGCGCTCGACGCCGGGTCCGTGGTGGTGATGGAGCGCTTTGTCGACTCGCCGCTCGCGCACCTGTGCACGGTCGCCGGCCTCGACGCCGGTGAGCTCGAGGGCCTGGCCGACTGGGCGACGGGCAAGCTGCGCCCCGACCTCACGGTGCTGCTCGACGCCGACCCGGGTCAGCGTGACCAGAACTCGTCGGTGTCGGTGAACGACCAGTGGCGCGTGCAGCACCTGCTCGCCGAGATGGCCGCGGCCGACCCCGACCGGTACGTGGTCGTCGACGCCGACGGCACCGACGACGAGGTCGCGGCACGCGTCCGCACGGCCGTGCTCGCGGTGTTCGTCGGCCGCCTGTCGGGGCTCGCGCCTTCGGAGCCGGCCGAACGTCCGGAGCTGGACCACAGCACCCACGCCGTGGCGACGGCCGACGTCGTCGAAGGTGCCGTCGCGGAGGCCGAGCTCGCGCCCGCGCAGGAAGTGTCCGAAGTGGACGCCAAGTGA
- a CDS encoding DNA polymerase III subunit delta' — protein MTGPIGVWAELVGQEPAVETLSTASSAAAKIVAGEPVPPGAMTHAWLVTGPPGSGRSVAARTFAAALQCSTGTGCGACPGCRTTMAGTHADVRLVVPEGLSISVAEMRALVQAAARRPTTGEWQVVIIEDADRLTEGASNALLKAVEEPPERTVFLLCAPSDHPDDVSVTIRSRCRLVTLRTPPPEAIAQVLVARDGVDPELAQWAASVCGGHVGRARRLATDDSARQRRATVLRIPTGLRRPADVFTSADQLISAAEADAGEESKARDENERSELRTAMGGDGIGKGVAGAKRAAEAAVKQLEKRQKSRATRTQRDTLDLALVDLAGFYRDVLVTTTHSGATLNHPDHADDIRAAAAAWTPESTLRRLEAVLECREAIELNVKPRIAVEAMVTTLRQG, from the coding sequence GTGACCGGGCCGATCGGTGTCTGGGCCGAGCTCGTGGGTCAGGAGCCGGCGGTCGAAACGCTGTCGACGGCTTCGTCGGCGGCCGCGAAGATCGTGGCGGGCGAGCCGGTCCCGCCGGGCGCGATGACGCACGCGTGGCTGGTCACGGGCCCGCCGGGGTCCGGCCGTTCGGTCGCGGCGCGCACGTTCGCGGCCGCGTTGCAGTGCAGCACCGGCACGGGCTGCGGCGCGTGCCCCGGCTGCCGCACGACGATGGCGGGCACCCACGCCGACGTCCGGCTCGTGGTGCCAGAAGGCCTGTCGATCTCGGTCGCGGAGATGCGCGCGCTGGTGCAGGCCGCCGCGCGGCGCCCGACCACGGGCGAGTGGCAGGTCGTGATCATCGAGGACGCCGACCGGCTCACGGAAGGCGCGTCGAACGCGCTGCTCAAGGCCGTCGAGGAGCCGCCGGAGCGCACGGTGTTCCTGCTGTGCGCGCCGTCGGACCACCCGGATGACGTGTCGGTGACCATCCGCTCGCGCTGCCGCCTGGTGACCCTGAGGACGCCACCGCCCGAGGCCATCGCGCAGGTGCTGGTGGCGCGTGACGGCGTCGACCCCGAGCTCGCGCAGTGGGCCGCGTCCGTCTGCGGCGGCCACGTCGGCCGCGCGCGAAGGCTCGCCACGGACGACTCCGCGCGCCAGCGCCGCGCCACCGTGCTGCGGATCCCGACGGGCCTGCGCCGCCCCGCCGACGTCTTCACCAGCGCCGACCAGCTGATCAGCGCCGCGGAGGCCGACGCCGGCGAGGAAAGCAAGGCCCGCGACGAGAACGAACGCTCCGAACTCCGCACCGCCATGGGCGGCGACGGCATCGGCAAGGGCGTCGCCGGCGCCAAGCGCGCCGCCGAGGCCGCCGTGAAGCAGCTCGAAAAACGCCAGAAGTCCCGCGCCACCCGCACCCAGCGCGACACGCTCGACCTCGCGCTCGTCGATCTCGCCGGCTTCTACCGCGACGTCCTCGTCACCACCACCCACTCCGGCGCCACCCTCAACCACCCGGACCACGCCGACGACATCCGCGCCGCCGCCGCGGCCTGGACGCCGGAATCCACGCTGCGCCGCCTGGAAGCCGTCCTCGAATGCCGCGAGGCGATCGAGCTGAACGTCAAGCCGCGCATTGCCGTGGAGGCCATGGTGACCACGCTTCGCCAGGGCTGA